The Styela clava chromosome 10, kaStyClav1.hap1.2, whole genome shotgun sequence genome window below encodes:
- the LOC120338359 gene encoding complexin-2-like, with amino-acid sequence MDFIVKQALGGATKDLNKLMDEKKEVDPKQAEAEREQLEALEEQEAERKAKHVKVEQEREIERQRIRDKYGLKRKDQIEAEEAAARERETAGRLTRNKSIPQEGDSTAEPEEETLLNQAEKAFGELQEKVSTATESCSIQ; translated from the exons ATGGATTTCATCGTAAAACAAGCATTGGGAG GTGCAACAAAAGATCTTAACAAACTTATGGACGAAAAAAAGGAGGTTGATCCAAAACAAGCGGAAGCGGAACGCGAACAACTTGAAGCACTAGAAGAGCAAGAAGCGGAAAGGAAAGCTAAGCATGTGAAAGTGGAACAAGAAAGAGAAATTGAACGTCAGAGAATAAGAGATAAG TATGGTTTGAAAAGAAAAGATCAAATCGAAGCGGAAGAAGCAGCAGCGAGAGAAAGAGAGACGGCGGGAAGATTAACGAGAAATAAATCAATTCCACAAGAAGGAGATTCTACCGCAGAACCAGAAGAAGAAA ctttaTTAAATCAAGCCGAGAAAGCGTTTGGCGAGTTACAAGAAAAAGTTTCAACCGCCACTGAAAGTTGCAGCATAcagtga